The Zalophus californianus isolate mZalCal1 chromosome X, mZalCal1.pri.v2, whole genome shotgun sequence genome window below encodes:
- the LOC113931158 gene encoding 60S ribosomal protein L7-like → MEGAEEKKKKVPAVPETLKKKRRNFAELKIKRLRKKFAQKMLRKARRKLIYEKAKHYHKEYRQMYRTEIRMARMARKAGNLYVPAEPKLAFVIRIRGINGVSPKVRKVLQLLRLRQIFNGTFVKLNKASVNMLRIVEPYIAWGYPNLKSVNELIYKRGYGKINKK, encoded by the coding sequence ATGGAGggtgcagaagagaagaaaaagaaggttccTGCTGTTCCAGAAACCCTTAAGAAGAAGCGAAGGAATTTCGCAGAGTTGAAGATCAAGCGTCTGAGGAAGAAGTTTGCTCAGAAGATGCTtcgaaaggcaagaaggaagcttATCTATGAAAAAGCTAAGCATTACCACAAGGAATATAGGCAGATGTACAGAACTGAGATTCGAATGGCAAGGATGGCAAGAAAAGCTGGCAACTTATACGTACCTGCGGAACCCAAATTGGCATTTGTCATCAGGATCAGAGGTATCAATGGTGTGAGCCCAAAGGTTCGAAAGGTGTTGCAGCTTCTTCGCCTTCGCCAGATCTTCAATGGCACCTTTGTTAAGCTCAACAAGGCTTCAGTTAACATGCTAAGGATTGTGGAACCTTATATAGCATGGGGGTACCCAAATCTGAAGTCGGTGAATGAATTGATCTACAAGCGTGGTTATGGCAAAATCAACAAGAAGTGA